One stretch of Streptococcus australis DNA includes these proteins:
- the queF gene encoding preQ(1) synthase, producing the protein MSQQEEMKNLSLLGNKETNYIFDYQPEVLESFDNRHVENDYFIKFNCPEFTSLCPITAQPDFATIYISYIPDKLCVESKSLKLYLFSYRNHGDFHENCINTIGKDLVNLLDPRYLEVWGKFTPRGGISIDPYYNYGRPGTKYEGLAEQRLFQHDLYPEKIDNR; encoded by the coding sequence ATGTCACAACAAGAAGAAATGAAAAACCTAAGCCTACTGGGCAACAAAGAAACCAACTACATTTTTGACTATCAACCAGAAGTCCTCGAATCCTTTGACAATCGTCATGTGGAAAATGACTATTTCATCAAATTCAACTGTCCTGAATTTACCTCGCTTTGTCCTATTACGGCTCAACCAGACTTTGCGACCATTTATATTTCCTACATTCCTGACAAGCTCTGCGTCGAGTCAAAATCCCTCAAACTCTATCTCTTTAGCTATCGAAATCATGGGGATTTTCACGAAAACTGTATCAACACTATCGGGAAAGACTTGGTCAACTTGCTAGACCCTCGCTATTTAGAAGTATGGGGAAAATTCACTCCACGCGGGGGCATTTCAATCGACCCCTACTACAACTACGGTAGACCTGGAACCAAGTATGAAGGCTTAGCAGAACAACGTCTCTTCCAACACGACCTTTATCCAGAGAAAATTGACAACCGCTAA
- a CDS encoding DnaD domain protein — protein MKPNDRFSFLKNNRVSQDTSSLVQCYLPIIGQEALSLYLYAITFWDGGQKEHLFANILNHLNFGMNTLLQSFKILSAVDLLTLYQKGEVYELQLHSPLSSQDFLSHSVYSRLLEKKIGDTAVSAMKQAPSEGEALSVSLSQVFPTLTEEVTPIESKIKMKNDFDLEHFQRLMARDGLRFENEQADVLELFAIANEKKWTWFETYQLAKATAVAQVISVKRMREKIAQKQVSSDFSSKEMTIIREAKNKTPLHFLAEIKQTRKGNITQSERELLHQMASLGLLDEVINIVLLLTFNKVDSANVNEKYAMKVANDYAYRKIRTAEEAVLRIRERQQKGQEDQKSKTSSTKTNVPKWSNPEYKNQTSEETRLELERKKQEMLARLEEGGD, from the coding sequence ATGAAGCCAAATGACCGTTTTTCTTTTCTAAAGAATAATCGGGTGTCGCAAGATACCTCTTCTCTGGTGCAGTGCTACCTCCCGATTATCGGTCAGGAGGCGCTAAGCCTCTATCTATATGCCATTACCTTTTGGGATGGTGGGCAAAAAGAACACCTTTTTGCCAACATTCTTAATCATTTGAACTTCGGGATGAATACGCTCCTCCAGTCTTTTAAAATCTTATCTGCTGTGGATTTGTTGACCCTTTATCAGAAGGGGGAAGTCTATGAATTGCAGCTTCATTCTCCCCTTTCCAGTCAGGATTTTCTAAGTCATTCAGTCTATAGCAGACTATTGGAGAAAAAGATTGGGGATACGGCTGTTTCTGCTATGAAGCAGGCTCCAAGTGAGGGAGAAGCTCTCTCTGTTTCTTTGAGCCAAGTCTTTCCAACCCTGACCGAAGAAGTGACTCCAATTGAGTCTAAAATCAAGATGAAAAATGATTTTGACTTGGAACATTTTCAGCGCCTGATGGCTCGAGATGGTTTGCGTTTTGAAAATGAGCAGGCAGATGTTTTGGAATTGTTTGCCATTGCAAATGAAAAAAAATGGACTTGGTTTGAAACCTATCAATTAGCCAAGGCGACAGCGGTGGCTCAGGTCATCTCAGTCAAACGCATGCGTGAAAAGATAGCACAAAAGCAGGTGTCTTCGGACTTTAGCTCCAAAGAAATGACCATTATCAGGGAAGCCAAAAATAAAACTCCCCTGCACTTTTTAGCGGAAATCAAGCAAACGCGTAAGGGAAACATCACCCAAAGTGAAAGAGAACTCCTTCACCAGATGGCATCTTTAGGTTTGTTGGACGAAGTCATCAATATCGTCTTACTTTTAACCTTTAACAAGGTTGATTCGGCCAATGTCAATGAAAAATATGCCATGAAAGTTGCCAACGACTATGCCTATCGTAAGATTCGGACAGCAGAGGAAGCCGTGCTTCGGATTCGAGAGCGTCAGCAAAAAGGTCAGGAAGACCAAAAATCGAAAACTAGCTCGACTAAGACCAATGTTCCCAAGTGGAGCAATCCAGAATATAAAAATCAAACCAGTGAGGAAACTCGTCTGGAACTAGAACGTAAAAAACAAGAAATGTTAGCCCGATTAGAAGAAGGAGGAGACTAG
- the queE gene encoding 7-carboxy-7-deazaguanine synthase QueE — protein sequence MTRERVLKLPVLEIFGPTFQGEGRAIGQKTMFVRTAGCDYHCDWCDSAFTWDGSEKPTRMTADEVITELDKLGSYDYVTLSGGNPAILAANMAELVTKLKERGVTLAVETQGSRWQNWLKDIDQVTLSPKPPSSKMEVNFETLDFIVSQLDRDKVTFKIPVFDDADLAFAKDIQERYQPDVLFLSAGNPEPKATGNIVQDQLDRLKELWERIATDDSWGNVRVLPQLHTLLYDNQRGV from the coding sequence ATGACTAGGGAACGTGTCCTCAAACTACCTGTTCTGGAAATTTTCGGCCCAACCTTTCAAGGTGAAGGTCGTGCTATTGGGCAGAAAACCATGTTTGTCCGCACTGCTGGTTGCGACTACCATTGCGACTGGTGCGACTCTGCCTTTACTTGGGATGGTTCTGAAAAACCAACTCGCATGACGGCCGACGAAGTCATTACTGAGCTGGATAAACTAGGAAGCTACGACTACGTTACCCTATCTGGCGGAAATCCTGCTATCCTAGCAGCCAACATGGCTGAACTGGTCACTAAGCTCAAAGAACGTGGAGTCACTCTAGCTGTTGAGACCCAAGGCTCCCGCTGGCAAAATTGGTTAAAAGACATTGACCAGGTCACTCTCAGCCCCAAACCTCCTTCCTCCAAGATGGAAGTCAACTTCGAGACCTTAGACTTCATCGTTTCCCAATTGGACCGAGACAAAGTCACCTTTAAAATCCCTGTCTTTGATGATGCCGATTTGGCCTTTGCCAAAGACATTCAAGAACGCTACCAACCAGATGTTCTCTTCTTATCAGCAGGAAACCCTGAGCCCAAGGCTACGGGTAATATTGTCCAAGACCAACTGGACCGTCTCAAAGAACTTTGGGAACGCATCGCCACTGATGATAGCTGGGGCAATGTCCGCGTCCTCCCTCAACTGCATACTCTCCTCTACGATAACCAACGTGGTGTTTAA
- a CDS encoding ABC transporter ATP-binding protein, whose protein sequence is MTLLAFENVSKSYGATAALNNVSLEIPAGKIVGLLGPNGSGKTTLIKLINGLLQPDQGRVLINNMDPSPATKAIVSYLPDTTYLNEQMKIKEALTYFKTFYQDFNLERAQHLLADLGIDENSRLKKLSKGNKEKVQLILVMSREARLYVLDEPIGGVDPAARDYILNTIINNYSPTSTVLISTHLISDIEPILDEIIFLNNGKVVRQGNVDDIRYESGESIDQLFRQEFKA, encoded by the coding sequence ATGACATTACTAGCATTTGAAAATGTATCCAAATCCTATGGGGCTACAGCAGCCCTTAACAATGTTTCCCTTGAGATTCCCGCTGGAAAAATCGTCGGGCTTCTCGGCCCAAACGGATCTGGAAAAACAACCTTGATCAAGCTGATCAACGGACTTCTCCAACCAGACCAAGGTCGTGTCCTCATTAACAACATGGACCCAAGTCCTGCTACCAAGGCCATTGTCTCTTATCTACCAGACACGACTTATCTGAATGAACAGATGAAAATCAAAGAAGCACTGACCTACTTTAAAACTTTCTACCAAGATTTCAATCTTGAGCGGGCTCAGCACCTTTTAGCAGATCTTGGCATTGATGAAAACAGTCGCCTCAAGAAATTGTCAAAAGGAAACAAGGAAAAGGTTCAATTAATCCTGGTTATGAGCCGTGAAGCTCGTCTCTACGTGCTCGACGAACCAATTGGTGGTGTGGACCCGGCTGCCCGTGACTATATCTTGAACACCATCATCAACAACTACTCACCAACTTCAACTGTTTTGATTTCTACCCACTTGATTTCAGATATCGAGCCAATCCTGGATGAAATCATCTTCCTCAATAACGGAAAAGTCGTCCGCCAAGGAAATGTAGATGATATTCGTTACGAGTCAGGTGAGTCGATTGACCAGCTCTTCCGCCAGGAGTTCAAGGCTTAG
- a CDS encoding MarR family winged helix-turn-helix transcriptional regulator, translating to MTYLEKWFDYNRRQKEMEALLEETIAQQSEQRLTLKEFYLLYYLDLADEKSLRQIDLPDKLHLSPSAVSRMVARLEEKNCGLLSRRCCDQDRRASFICLTDEGQTTLAYLQKAVEERLETSLDFIS from the coding sequence ATGACCTATTTGGAAAAGTGGTTTGACTACAACCGCCGTCAAAAGGAAATGGAAGCCTTGTTAGAAGAAACTATCGCCCAGCAGAGTGAACAAAGGTTGACCTTGAAAGAGTTTTACCTGCTCTACTATCTGGACCTAGCTGATGAAAAATCTTTACGACAGATTGACCTGCCAGATAAACTCCATCTCAGCCCAAGCGCTGTTTCTCGAATGGTCGCTCGCTTGGAAGAGAAAAACTGCGGTTTGCTTAGTCGCCGATGTTGCGATCAGGATAGACGGGCTAGTTTTATCTGCCTGACTGACGAGGGGCAAACAACCCTGGCTTATCTACAAAAAGCCGTCGAAGAAAGATTGGAAACAAGTCTTGATTTCATTTCATAA
- a CDS encoding NADPH-dependent oxidoreductase, translating into MTGTIKLMKAHTSVRRFKEQEIPQADLDEILTAGQMASSWKNFQSYSVILVRSQEKKDALYELVPQEAIRQSAAFLLFVGDLNRAEKGASLHTDNFQPQGVEGLLITSVDAALAGQNTLLAAESLGYGGVIIGLVRYKSEEVAELFNLPDYTYPVFGIALGVPNQQHDVKPRLPLSQVVFEEEYQEQPVEAILDYDQVQADYAGARATTSWSQRLAEQFGQAEPSSTRKNLEQKKLF; encoded by the coding sequence ATGACAGGAACCATTAAACTGATGAAAGCTCATACTTCAGTTCGTCGCTTTAAGGAGCAAGAGATTCCTCAAGCAGACTTGGACGAGATTTTGACTGCTGGACAAATGGCATCTTCTTGGAAAAATTTCCAATCTTATTCTGTGATTCTTGTACGCAGCCAAGAGAAGAAAGATGCCTTATATGAATTGGTTCCTCAGGAAGCCATTCGCCAGTCAGCTGCCTTTTTGCTCTTTGTCGGTGACTTGAACCGAGCTGAAAAGGGAGCAAGTCTTCATACGGATAATTTCCAACCTCAAGGGGTAGAAGGTCTCCTTATCACGTCTGTGGATGCTGCGCTTGCTGGTCAAAACACCTTGCTTGCAGCAGAGAGTCTGGGATATGGAGGTGTTATCATCGGTCTGGTCCGTTATAAGTCAGAAGAAGTTGCAGAGCTTTTTAACTTGCCTGACTATACCTACCCTGTTTTTGGGATTGCCCTTGGCGTGCCAAATCAACAACACGATGTCAAACCAAGACTGCCTTTGAGCCAAGTGGTATTTGAGGAAGAATACCAAGAACAGCCAGTTGAAGCGATTTTGGACTATGACCAAGTACAGGCAGACTATGCTGGTGCGCGTGCGACGACCTCTTGGAGTCAGCGTTTGGCAGAGCAGTTTGGTCAAGCCGAACCTAGTTCAACTCGGAAGAATCTAGAACAGAAAAAGTTATTTTAG
- the nrdR gene encoding transcriptional regulator NrdR: MRCPKCGATKSSVVDSRQAEEGNTIRRRRECDECQHRFTTYERVEERTLVVVKKDGTREQFSRDKIFNGIIRSAQKRPVSSDEINMVVNRIEQKLRSRSENEIQSEYIGSLVMEELAELDEITYVRFASVYRSFKDVSELESLLQQITQSSKKKKEK; encoded by the coding sequence ATGCGTTGTCCAAAATGTGGGGCTACCAAGTCTAGTGTTGTTGATAGTCGACAAGCCGAAGAAGGAAATACCATCCGTCGAAGACGTGAATGCGATGAGTGTCAGCATCGTTTTACAACCTATGAACGAGTAGAAGAAAGAACGCTGGTTGTCGTCAAAAAAGACGGTACGCGAGAACAATTTTCAAGAGATAAAATCTTTAATGGGATTATCCGCTCAGCCCAGAAGCGTCCTGTGTCAAGTGATGAAATCAACATGGTGGTCAATCGTATTGAGCAAAAACTCCGTAGTCGCAGTGAGAATGAGATCCAAAGTGAATATATTGGGTCTTTAGTCATGGAAGAATTGGCGGAGCTGGATGAGATTACCTATGTTCGTTTTGCCAGTGTTTATCGTAGCTTTAAGGATGTGAGTGAGTTGGAGAGTCTGCTCCAGCAGATCACCCAGTCCTCTAAAAAGAAAAAGGAAAAGTAA
- a CDS encoding LrgB family protein produces MSEFVSNPLFGIALSILAYLVGMLIYRRFPHPLTTPLLLSAIFIIILLKATGISYQDYYQGGVYLNNLIVPSTVALGIPLYKSFHLMKHHARSILFGSLLAVVVNTSFTAIVAKIFGMDFFLAISLFPKSVTTAMAVGITEKLQGLTTVTLVVVVATGILTSVIGPTLLKWLKIDDPVAVGLSLGGTGHAVGTGTAFRYGSVAGAMGGLAIGVTGILYVFVSPIIASLILS; encoded by the coding sequence ATGAGTGAATTTGTATCCAATCCTCTGTTTGGGATTGCATTATCTATCCTAGCTTATCTAGTAGGAATGTTGATTTATAGGCGTTTCCCCCATCCATTGACAACGCCTTTGCTTTTGTCGGCAATTTTCATTATCATCCTTCTTAAGGCGACGGGTATTTCTTACCAAGATTACTACCAAGGTGGGGTTTATCTGAATAACTTGATTGTCCCATCGACCGTGGCTCTAGGGATTCCGCTTTACAAGAGTTTTCATTTGATGAAGCACCATGCTCGGAGTATTCTCTTTGGTAGTCTGCTAGCAGTAGTTGTCAACACTAGCTTCACTGCCATAGTGGCGAAAATCTTTGGCATGGACTTTTTCCTAGCCATTTCTCTCTTTCCCAAGTCAGTGACAACCGCCATGGCAGTGGGAATCACAGAAAAATTGCAAGGCTTGACGACAGTAACCTTGGTCGTCGTAGTGGCGACAGGGATCTTGACTAGTGTTATCGGACCAACACTTTTGAAGTGGTTGAAGATTGACGATCCAGTGGCTGTAGGTCTTTCCCTTGGAGGGACAGGTCATGCTGTCGGAACGGGTACGGCTTTTCGATACGGCTCTGTAGCAGGCGCCATGGGTGGCTTGGCTATCGGTGTCACTGGTATTCTCTATGTTTTTGTTAGTCCCATTATAGCCAGTTTGATATTGAGTTAA
- the queC gene encoding 7-cyano-7-deazaguanine synthase QueC, whose amino-acid sequence MKRQSALVVFSGGQDSTTCLFWAKEHYETVEAVTFAYGQRHHLEIQVAREIAKEQGIRHHILDMSLLGQITENALTSDLEIEQKEGEVPNTFVDGRNHLFLSFAAVLAKQRGIKDIVTGVCETDFSGYPDCRDVFVKSLNVTLNLAMDYNFVIQTPLMWLDKAETWKLADQLGAFDYVREKTLTCYNGIIGSGCGDCPACHLRQHGLDVYLSQKGEG is encoded by the coding sequence ATGAAACGTCAATCAGCCTTGGTCGTCTTTAGCGGCGGTCAAGATTCCACAACCTGCCTCTTTTGGGCTAAAGAACACTATGAAACAGTCGAAGCTGTCACCTTTGCCTATGGCCAACGCCATCATCTCGAAATTCAAGTTGCTAGAGAAATCGCTAAGGAACAAGGCATTCGTCATCACATCTTAGATATGTCTCTTCTGGGACAAATCACTGAAAATGCCTTGACCTCTGATTTGGAGATTGAGCAAAAAGAGGGAGAGGTTCCCAATACCTTCGTTGATGGTCGCAACCACCTCTTTCTTTCCTTTGCGGCAGTTCTTGCCAAGCAACGAGGCATTAAAGACATAGTGACAGGTGTCTGCGAGACAGATTTTTCAGGCTACCCTGACTGCCGGGATGTCTTTGTCAAATCTCTCAATGTTACGCTCAACCTTGCCATGGATTACAACTTTGTTATCCAAACACCTCTCATGTGGCTAGACAAGGCTGAAACTTGGAAGTTAGCCGACCAACTCGGTGCCTTTGACTATGTTCGTGAAAAGACCTTGACCTGCTACAATGGGATTATCGGAAGTGGGTGTGGGGATTGTCCAGCCTGCCATCTACGTCAGCATGGTTTAGATGTTTATCTCTCACAGAAAGGAGAGGGCTAA
- a CDS encoding DUF4649 family protein, giving the protein MIEITYLDASKQERTMTFESYEDFERSQQTCLIGVADYYTVQKLTYNGHDLDYHGTYGDVFFYLMKQDLSQYN; this is encoded by the coding sequence ATGATCGAAATTACCTATCTAGATGCCAGCAAGCAAGAGAGAACCATGACTTTCGAGTCTTATGAAGACTTTGAACGTTCTCAACAAACTTGTCTTATCGGCGTCGCAGACTACTACACTGTCCAAAAATTAACTTACAATGGTCATGATTTGGACTACCATGGGACTTATGGAGATGTCTTCTTCTATCTCATGAAACAAGATTTAAGCCAATATAATTAA
- the queD gene encoding 6-carboxytetrahydropterin synthase QueD, translating to MFFAPKEIKQETGESLVYNPHRTLVSKEFTFDAAHHLFHYEGKCKSLHGHTYHLQITVSGFLDERGMTYDFGDIKAIYKDYLEPHLDHRYLNETLPYMNTTAENMVYWIFQTMSQELPDERGLRLEYVRLYETPTAFAEFRREWLDD from the coding sequence ATGTTTTTTGCACCCAAAGAAATCAAACAGGAAACTGGGGAGTCTCTTGTCTACAATCCTCACAGAACCTTGGTATCAAAAGAGTTCACCTTCGATGCTGCCCACCACCTCTTTCACTATGAGGGAAAATGCAAATCCCTGCACGGCCACACTTACCATCTGCAAATCACTGTCAGTGGATTTTTAGATGAACGGGGCATGACCTATGACTTTGGAGACATCAAAGCTATCTACAAGGACTACTTAGAGCCCCACTTGGATCATCGCTATCTCAACGAAACTCTACCCTATATGAACACGACTGCTGAAAACATGGTTTACTGGATTTTCCAAACCATGAGTCAAGAGTTGCCAGACGAGCGCGGTCTCCGTTTGGAATACGTTCGTCTCTATGAGACTCCGACTGCCTTTGCAGAGTTTAGACGGGAGTGGTTAGATGACTAG
- a CDS encoding CidA/LrgA family protein gives MKLYVQLMILFVISLIGEGISSFFHLPIPGSIIGLIILFLALQFKWLRTRHVNMVGNFLLANMTILFLPPAVGIMEKFDVIAPYLLPIVLIVFFAAVINIILIALVVQFIKRRFEGDYEKGEAK, from the coding sequence ATGAAGTTATATGTTCAATTAATGATTCTCTTTGTGATTTCTCTAATCGGTGAGGGAATCTCCAGTTTCTTTCATCTGCCTATCCCAGGCAGTATTATCGGTTTGATTATTCTCTTTCTAGCCCTGCAGTTCAAGTGGCTGAGGACCAGACATGTCAATATGGTGGGGAATTTCTTGCTGGCCAATATGACCATTCTCTTTTTGCCGCCAGCAGTGGGTATCATGGAAAAGTTTGACGTGATTGCCCCCTATCTCTTGCCCATCGTCTTAATTGTCTTTTTTGCGGCTGTCATCAATATTATCCTCATCGCCCTAGTGGTTCAGTTCATCAAGAGACGATTTGAGGGAGATTATGAGAAAGGAGAAGCCAAATGA
- the trxA gene encoding thioredoxin, translating into MAKAITDATFEQETKDGLVLVDFWATWCGPCRMQGPILDKLSEELSEDVLKIVKMDVDENPNTARAFGIMSIPTLLFKKDGQVVKQVAGVHTAEQIKAIVAELS; encoded by the coding sequence ATGGCAAAAGCAATTACAGATGCAACATTTGAACAAGAAACAAAAGACGGTTTGGTCTTGGTAGACTTCTGGGCAACTTGGTGTGGTCCATGTCGTATGCAAGGTCCAATCTTGGATAAATTATCTGAAGAACTTTCAGAAGATGTCTTGAAAATCGTTAAAATGGACGTAGATGAAAATCCAAACACAGCTCGTGCATTTGGGATCATGTCTATCCCAACCCTTCTCTTCAAAAAAGACGGCCAAGTGGTGAAACAAGTTGCTGGAGTACACACTGCAGAACAAATCAAAGCTATCGTTGCTGAATTAAGCTAA
- the dnaI gene encoding primosomal protein DnaI — protein MESVGDVIKRQTSRFQYQDLVQQIMKDPDVATFIQKESLSQEELNRSISKFNQYITERDKFLRGDADYIARGYKPILVMNHGYADVSYEETPELIAAEKEVAIKNRLKLINLPASLKKAKLAQIDLDDLGRLPIFERLYSFVDLYPSIRKGLYLYGDFGVGKSFMMAALAHDLSEKRGASTTILHYPSFVIDVKNAIGEGSVKTLVDDIKLSEVLILDDIGAEQSTPWVRDEILQVILQYRMQEDLPTFFTSNFNFQDLEKHFAKGKNGNDETWEARRVMERIRYLAEETRLEGENRR, from the coding sequence ATGGAAAGTGTTGGTGATGTAATCAAACGTCAGACAAGTCGTTTTCAGTATCAAGACTTGGTCCAGCAGATTATGAAGGACCCCGATGTAGCGACTTTTATCCAGAAAGAATCCCTCAGCCAAGAGGAGTTAAATCGTAGCATCTCCAAGTTCAACCAATATATCACAGAACGGGATAAGTTTCTTCGTGGGGATGCTGACTATATAGCTCGTGGCTACAAGCCTATCTTGGTAATGAATCACGGATATGCGGATGTGTCTTATGAAGAAACACCAGAGCTAATCGCGGCTGAAAAAGAGGTTGCAATTAAGAATCGCCTTAAGTTGATCAATCTACCAGCAAGTCTCAAGAAAGCGAAGTTGGCTCAGATTGACCTGGATGATCTAGGACGCTTGCCGATTTTTGAGAGACTCTATTCCTTTGTTGACCTTTACCCAAGCATCCGAAAAGGCCTCTATCTTTACGGGGATTTTGGTGTCGGTAAGAGTTTCATGATGGCGGCCCTTGCCCATGACTTATCTGAAAAACGTGGCGCTTCAACAACCATTCTCCACTATCCAAGTTTTGTCATTGATGTGAAAAATGCCATCGGTGAAGGATCTGTGAAGACCTTGGTGGATGACATCAAGCTATCAGAGGTTCTAATCTTGGATGATATTGGTGCAGAGCAGTCGACCCCTTGGGTGCGTGATGAGATTCTCCAAGTTATTCTCCAGTATCGCATGCAGGAAGATTTGCCGACCTTCTTTACTTCCAACTTTAATTTCCAAGATTTGGAAAAACATTTTGCCAAAGGAAAGAATGGAAATGATGAGACTTGGGAAGCTAGACGGGTTATGGAACGAATCCGTTATTTGGCTGAGGAAACGAGACTAGAAGGAGAAAATCGCCGATGA
- the der gene encoding ribosome biogenesis GTPase Der, with protein sequence MALPTVAIVGRPNVGKSTLFNRIAGERISIVEDVEGVTRDRIYATGEWLNRSFSMIDTGGIDDVDAPFMEQIKHQAEIAMEEADVIVFVVSGKEGITDADEYVARKLYKTHKPVILAVNKVDNPEMRNDIFDFYALGLGEPLPISSVHGIGTGDVLDAIVENLPHEVEEENPDVIKFSLIGRPNVGKSSLINAILGEDRVIASPVAGTTRDAIDTHFTDADGQEFTMIDTAGMRKSGKVYENTEKYSVMRAMRAIDRSDVVLMVLNAEEGIREYDKRIAGFAHEAGKGMIIVVNKWDTLEKDNHTMKKWEEDIREQFQYLPYAPIVFVSALTKQRLHKLPEMIKQISESQNTRIPSAVLNDVIMDAIAINPTPTDKGKRLKIFYATQVATKPPTFVIFVNEEELMHFSYLRFLENQIRKAFVFEGTPIHLIARKRK encoded by the coding sequence ATGGCCTTACCAACTGTTGCCATTGTAGGACGTCCCAATGTTGGGAAATCAACCCTATTTAACCGAATCGCTGGTGAGCGAATCTCAATCGTAGAAGATGTCGAGGGTGTGACACGTGACCGTATCTATGCAACGGGTGAGTGGCTCAACCGTTCTTTCAGTATGATTGATACTGGAGGGATTGACGACGTCGATGCTCCCTTCATGGAGCAAATCAAACACCAGGCAGAAATTGCCATGGAAGAAGCAGATGTCATCGTCTTTGTCGTTTCTGGTAAAGAAGGGATTACAGATGCGGACGAGTACGTAGCTCGCAAACTCTATAAAACCCATAAGCCTGTTATCCTAGCAGTTAACAAGGTTGACAATCCTGAGATGCGAAATGATATCTTTGATTTCTATGCGCTAGGCTTGGGTGAACCGCTACCCATCTCATCTGTCCATGGAATCGGGACAGGGGATGTTCTGGATGCCATCGTGGAAAATCTACCACATGAAGTCGAAGAAGAAAATCCAGATGTCATTAAATTCAGCTTAATTGGCCGTCCAAACGTTGGGAAATCAAGCTTGATCAACGCTATTTTGGGAGAAGATCGCGTGATTGCCAGTCCAGTAGCTGGAACAACGCGTGATGCCATTGATACCCATTTTACAGATGCGGATGGACAAGAGTTTACCATGATTGATACGGCTGGTATGCGTAAGTCTGGTAAAGTCTACGAAAATACGGAGAAATACTCTGTCATGCGTGCTATGCGTGCCATTGACCGTTCAGACGTAGTCTTGATGGTCCTCAATGCAGAAGAAGGTATTCGTGAGTACGACAAGCGTATCGCAGGTTTCGCCCACGAAGCAGGTAAAGGGATGATCATCGTGGTCAATAAGTGGGATACCCTTGAGAAAGACAACCACACCATGAAGAAATGGGAAGAAGATATCCGTGAGCAGTTCCAATACCTGCCTTACGCACCGATTGTCTTTGTTTCAGCTTTGACCAAGCAACGTCTCCACAAACTACCTGAGATGATCAAGCAAATCAGTGAAAGTCAAAACACACGTATTCCATCAGCTGTCTTGAACGATGTCATCATGGATGCCATTGCTATCAATCCAACACCGACAGACAAAGGAAAACGCCTCAAGATTTTCTACGCAACCCAAGTGGCAACCAAGCCACCAACCTTTGTCATCTTTGTTAACGAAGAAGAACTCATGCATTTCTCTTACCTGCGTTTCTTGGAAAATCAAATCCGCAAGGCCTTTGTCTTTGAAGGAACCCCGATTCATTTGATTGCAAGAAAGAGGAAATAA
- a CDS encoding GntR family transcriptional regulator: MSWSFDNTKPIYLQIMEKIKLQIVSHELEPNQQLPTVRELASEAGVNPNTIQRALSDLEREGFVYSKRTTGRFVTEDLDLIVQSRKQLSEEQLKNFVTGMLQFGYQKEELPGVVSEYIKGV; this comes from the coding sequence ATGTCCTGGTCATTTGATAATACAAAACCCATTTATTTGCAGATTATGGAAAAAATCAAATTACAGATTGTTTCCCATGAACTAGAACCCAACCAACAGCTCCCAACCGTAAGGGAACTAGCGAGCGAGGCTGGGGTCAATCCCAACACAATTCAGCGTGCCTTGTCTGATCTTGAGCGCGAGGGCTTCGTTTATAGCAAGCGAACAACTGGTCGTTTTGTCACTGAGGACTTAGATCTCATCGTTCAGTCCCGCAAACAGCTTTCTGAGGAGCAACTGAAAAACTTTGTAACGGGCATGCTTCAATTTGGCTATCAAAAAGAAGAACTGCCAGGTGTGGTTAGCGAATACATCAAAGGAGTGTAA